One genomic window of Vibrio parahaemolyticus includes the following:
- a CDS encoding response regulator produces MNMATRVMIIEDDIAIAELHHKYLSQLAGLDVVGIATTRLEAEMQLEVLKPDLLLMDVYLPDGTGLEILNTLRSNNQICDVILITAARDVDTLQQAMRGGVVDYLLKPVMFPRLEAALKKYITQRQQLDVAESLDQGLVDRMLQSNTRTDSCPKRLPKGIDSVTLDKIRDLFVGEAALTADEAGEKIGASRTTARRYLEYLISSGELEADLNYGTVGRPERCYKKVIR; encoded by the coding sequence ATGAACATGGCAACGCGAGTGATGATCATTGAAGATGACATTGCCATTGCTGAATTACACCACAAATACCTGAGCCAATTGGCAGGGTTGGATGTGGTTGGCATTGCAACGACGCGATTAGAAGCGGAAATGCAGCTCGAAGTGCTCAAGCCAGATCTGCTTTTGATGGATGTTTATCTGCCGGATGGTACAGGGTTGGAGATACTGAATACGCTGCGCTCAAACAATCAAATTTGTGATGTAATTTTGATTACCGCGGCTCGGGATGTCGACACACTACAGCAAGCGATGCGCGGAGGTGTGGTGGATTATCTGTTGAAACCCGTCATGTTCCCACGCTTGGAAGCGGCACTTAAAAAATACATCACTCAGCGCCAACAGCTGGATGTCGCGGAAAGCCTCGATCAAGGTTTGGTTGACCGCATGTTGCAATCAAATACAAGAACGGACAGTTGCCCTAAACGCTTGCCTAAAGGGATAGATAGCGTAACGCTCGATAAAATTCGCGACTTGTTTGTTGGGGAAGCCGCGCTAACGGCTGATGAAGCAGGAGAAAAGATTGGCGCTAGCCGAACCACGGCAAGACGTTATTTAGAATATTTGATCAGCTCGGGTGAACTAGAAGCGGATCTAAACTACGGCACGGTTGGGCGTCCGGAACGTTGTTATAAAAAAGTGATACGGTAA
- a CDS encoding ATP-binding protein has product MSWRTISFRKRMLVIMTLSGLIELLLLVAAGFTYLKVNQEHEMGEKALGVARFLAESEIVIEMVEAQQPEPYQESFRALTKAIGAAFIVIGDNQGVRLIHPVDERIGKPMKGGDNQRALVEGQSYVSTARGSLGYSVRGKAAIFDAQGNIIGVVSVGYLLDRLQDRIEPFLAFLILMVVVVVVANAVVSNYASRKFQRAILGFEPEEIGRLYGELEVTMSTIKEGVLSIDAQGVLRSINRSACQILGIDRDKALNKPLTDTLRDSDLYTVLETGQEDHDIEIFLNHKRLIANRSPIFVEGKIVGAVSSFRLRDEINELTEQLSQTKEYADLLRSQTHEHRNKLNTISGLVQMGELEAVQKLIGQETAHYQAMIEFLRDTIKDPLIAGMLLGKTERARELGLQLVVEEGSRLEPLSEWLNSEDLVTILGNLIDNAFDATLSVIRNESNVASERRNIEVSVSDYGNEVILEVSDHGCGLPENIEPQTLFKKGISTKSRQNRGVGLHLVNQLATRYHGHVEMLPNTEHGTRITVYLPKEEQV; this is encoded by the coding sequence ATGAGTTGGAGAACCATCAGCTTTAGAAAGCGCATGCTGGTCATTATGACGCTCTCGGGCTTGATCGAGTTACTTCTGCTCGTCGCCGCAGGTTTTACCTACCTTAAAGTCAATCAAGAACACGAAATGGGTGAAAAGGCACTCGGTGTTGCCCGTTTCCTTGCAGAGTCTGAAATCGTCATTGAGATGGTGGAAGCTCAGCAGCCAGAACCTTATCAAGAGTCCTTTCGCGCACTCACTAAAGCGATTGGTGCGGCCTTTATTGTGATTGGGGATAACCAAGGCGTGCGCTTAATTCATCCGGTAGATGAGCGAATTGGTAAGCCTATGAAAGGGGGAGACAACCAACGAGCTCTCGTCGAAGGTCAATCCTATGTGTCTACAGCGCGCGGTTCTTTGGGCTATTCCGTCCGCGGTAAAGCGGCGATATTCGACGCACAAGGTAACATCATTGGTGTGGTGTCGGTGGGGTATTTGCTCGACAGGCTCCAAGATCGCATTGAGCCATTCCTCGCTTTTTTAATTTTGATGGTTGTCGTCGTAGTGGTGGCAAATGCCGTGGTGTCCAATTACGCGTCTCGAAAATTCCAGCGCGCGATTTTAGGCTTCGAACCAGAAGAGATCGGCCGTCTGTATGGTGAACTGGAAGTCACCATGAGCACTATCAAAGAAGGTGTACTCAGCATTGACGCACAAGGTGTGCTTCGTTCCATCAACCGCAGTGCTTGCCAGATTCTCGGCATTGACAGAGATAAGGCGCTCAACAAACCGCTTACGGATACATTACGCGACAGCGACTTATATACCGTTCTTGAAACGGGTCAAGAAGATCACGACATTGAAATTTTCCTTAATCATAAGCGGTTAATTGCGAACCGCTCACCCATCTTTGTGGAAGGAAAGATTGTCGGGGCAGTATCAAGTTTTCGTTTGCGCGACGAGATCAATGAGCTTACGGAGCAGCTCTCGCAAACCAAAGAATATGCAGACTTGTTGCGTTCTCAAACTCACGAGCATAGAAACAAGCTCAATACGATCAGTGGCTTAGTACAAATGGGTGAGCTTGAGGCTGTACAAAAGCTCATCGGGCAAGAAACCGCCCATTATCAAGCCATGATTGAGTTTTTGCGAGATACCATAAAAGATCCGCTTATTGCGGGTATGTTGTTGGGCAAAACAGAGCGAGCACGAGAACTGGGTTTGCAGCTGGTGGTCGAGGAGGGCAGTCGCTTGGAGCCGCTTTCTGAATGGTTAAATTCGGAAGATCTGGTCACCATTTTAGGCAACTTGATCGACAATGCGTTTGATGCGACTTTGAGCGTTATTCGCAATGAATCCAACGTTGCATCAGAGCGTCGAAACATCGAAGTCTCGGTTAGCGATTACGGCAACGAAGTGATTTTAGAAGTCAGCGATCACGGATGTGGGTTGCCAGAGAACATTGAACCTCAAACCCTTTTCAAAAAAGGCATTTCGACAAAATCTCGACAAAATAGAGGGGTAGGTCTGCACCTAGTGAACCAATTAGCGACCCGCTATCACGGGCATGTTGAAATGCTACCAAACACAGAACATGGAACGCGAATAACCGTGTATTTGCCAAAGGAAGAACAAGTATGA
- a CDS encoding HlyD family secretion protein: MAAKSLKPVLLSLCALGVASWVGYQFYQAYQPEPVRLQGLIEAQQYSISSKVPGRIDEVMVRKGDDVEKGQLIFTLHSPEIEAKLEQAKAGEKAADALAQEAEKGAREQQIQAAKDQWLKAKAAADLMEKTYNRVNNLYKDGVVAEQKRDEALTQWQASKYTESAAFQMYEMAKEGARSETKVAAAEKARMASGAVAEVEAYAKDTQIYSWFDGEVSQVLLQSGELAPQGFPVVTVIDTEDAWATLNVREDLLKHFTKDTTFNAYLPALDKSVEFKVTHVAVMGDFATWRATDAAQGFDLRTFEVEARPTQPEPELRMGMSVVVEL, translated from the coding sequence ATGGCAGCAAAATCTTTAAAACCCGTTCTACTTTCACTTTGCGCCTTGGGTGTGGCTTCTTGGGTTGGCTATCAGTTTTACCAAGCTTATCAGCCAGAACCAGTTCGCTTGCAAGGTTTGATTGAAGCTCAGCAATACAGCATTTCATCAAAAGTCCCAGGTCGCATCGACGAAGTGATGGTTCGCAAAGGCGATGATGTTGAAAAAGGCCAGTTAATTTTTACGCTTCACAGCCCAGAAATCGAAGCGAAACTGGAACAAGCAAAAGCTGGTGAAAAAGCGGCAGATGCACTAGCGCAAGAAGCAGAGAAAGGTGCACGTGAGCAACAAATTCAAGCCGCGAAAGACCAATGGCTAAAAGCGAAAGCCGCAGCGGATTTGATGGAAAAAACCTATAACCGCGTGAACAACCTGTATAAAGATGGTGTGGTTGCCGAGCAAAAACGCGATGAAGCGTTAACCCAATGGCAAGCTTCTAAATACACCGAAAGTGCCGCTTTCCAGATGTATGAGATGGCGAAAGAAGGGGCTCGTAGCGAAACCAAAGTGGCCGCGGCGGAGAAAGCTCGTATGGCGTCTGGCGCAGTTGCTGAAGTGGAAGCCTATGCGAAAGATACTCAAATCTACAGTTGGTTTGACGGTGAAGTATCTCAAGTACTTTTACAAAGCGGTGAGCTTGCACCGCAGGGCTTCCCTGTCGTGACCGTCATCGACACTGAAGATGCATGGGCAACACTGAACGTGCGCGAGGATCTGCTTAAACACTTCACTAAAGACACCACATTTAACGCATACCTGCCAGCATTAGATAAAAGTGTCGAGTTTAAAGTCACGCACGTTGCAGTAATGGGCGATTTCGCAACTTGGCGAGCGACCGATGCAGCACAAGGTTTCGATCTGCGTACCTTTGAAGTAGAAGCTCGCCCTACTCAACCAGAACCAGAACTGCGCATGGGTATGAGCGTTGTGGTTGAGCTGTAA
- a CDS encoding ABC transporter permease, with the protein MTIKVSQRHVLRRDKWLLSCLTWVPILLSLTIWGVFSAGIARDLPIGVVDLQHSQLSRKLIQTLDASSTLSVDYHYTSANEAKNAMIEGDIYAFTVIPSKFDQDILLHRQPQLSVFFNSQYILVAKLINSAVAQAQGYFDAQVQVMGNLAKGNTTTLSALGQAVPVSTQITALFNRNTNYAQFLVTAIVPAIWQICIVVSTILILAAHFRIYGGKNGFEFLGNKPYTKLSAILSQYIPVFMLQGALFLYWFYVLLDWPMEGSLVVMLLAQLVTVVACIIMGALFFFLSMDPARAMSFAGAFTAPSFAFMGITFPVSDMNTLAHAWRSLLPITHYIEVQVGQASYGASAAQSFSALWPMIWYVVPLLLTAAFIHKYRAAALSTQQREAA; encoded by the coding sequence ATGACGATTAAGGTTTCACAACGGCATGTGTTACGGCGCGACAAGTGGTTACTGTCGTGCTTAACTTGGGTGCCTATTTTGCTTTCGCTTACCATTTGGGGCGTGTTTTCTGCGGGGATTGCGAGAGACCTGCCGATTGGCGTGGTCGATTTACAACATTCGCAACTCTCTCGTAAGTTGATCCAAACGTTAGATGCCTCTTCAACGCTTTCTGTGGATTATCACTACACCAGTGCGAATGAAGCCAAGAATGCCATGATTGAAGGCGATATTTACGCTTTTACCGTCATTCCATCTAAGTTTGACCAAGACATTTTGCTGCATCGCCAACCGCAGCTTTCAGTGTTTTTTAACAGCCAATATATTTTGGTGGCAAAGTTAATTAATTCAGCCGTGGCACAAGCTCAAGGGTACTTTGATGCTCAGGTGCAAGTGATGGGCAATCTCGCCAAAGGCAATACAACGACGTTGTCCGCGCTCGGCCAAGCTGTGCCAGTGTCGACCCAAATCACCGCGCTGTTTAATCGCAACACTAACTACGCGCAGTTTTTGGTCACCGCTATCGTGCCTGCGATTTGGCAAATTTGTATCGTTGTGAGTACGATTTTGATCCTTGCGGCGCACTTTCGCATTTATGGGGGCAAAAATGGCTTTGAGTTTTTGGGTAATAAACCATACACAAAACTCAGCGCAATTTTGAGCCAATACATCCCAGTGTTTATGTTGCAAGGTGCCTTGTTCCTCTACTGGTTTTATGTGTTATTGGACTGGCCGATGGAAGGCAGTCTCGTAGTCATGTTACTGGCTCAATTGGTCACCGTTGTTGCCTGTATCATTATGGGCGCACTGTTTTTCTTTTTATCGATGGACCCTGCCCGCGCAATGAGTTTTGCTGGTGCGTTTACTGCGCCAAGTTTTGCTTTTATGGGGATTACGTTTCCAGTTTCCGACATGAACACGCTCGCTCATGCTTGGCGCTCACTATTACCTATCACCCATTACATCGAAGTTCAGGTTGGTCAGGCAAGCTACGGAGCCTCAGCCGCTCAATCGTTTAGTGCTTTGTGGCCAATGATCTGGTATGTGGTGCCACTCTTACTGACAGCCGCATTCATTCATAAATACCGAGCGGCAGCACTGTCGACTCAGCAAAGGGAGGCAGCATGA
- the pgl gene encoding 6-phosphogluconolactonase, with protein MINHKIYQTAEQVVESLANDMKAFSEMGRPVHISLSGGSTPKMLFKLLASEAYATSIQWQNLHFWWGDERCVAPDDAESNYGEANTLLFSQVNIPAENIHRIRGEDEPKVEAERFAKEMAEGIPNENGTPVFDWILLGVGADGHTASLFPGQTNYDDANLSLVAAHPESGQLRVSKTARVLEAAKRISYLVLGAGKADIVEEINSSPANVLPYPAAKIHAKSGLTEWYLDLDAAAKIA; from the coding sequence ATGATCAACCATAAGATCTATCAAACTGCGGAGCAGGTAGTAGAAAGCCTAGCTAACGACATGAAAGCGTTCAGCGAAATGGGCCGACCTGTTCACATCTCTCTTTCTGGCGGCAGCACTCCAAAAATGCTGTTTAAACTGTTGGCTTCTGAGGCTTACGCAACTTCGATTCAGTGGCAAAACCTTCACTTCTGGTGGGGTGATGAACGCTGCGTGGCACCTGATGATGCAGAAAGCAACTACGGTGAAGCAAACACATTGCTGTTTAGCCAAGTAAATATTCCTGCGGAAAACATTCACCGTATCCGCGGCGAAGATGAGCCTAAAGTAGAAGCAGAGCGCTTTGCAAAAGAGATGGCAGAGGGGATCCCGAATGAAAACGGAACACCTGTGTTTGACTGGATCTTATTAGGCGTTGGTGCAGATGGTCACACAGCTTCTCTGTTCCCTGGCCAAACGAATTATGATGATGCGAACCTGTCTCTTGTAGCTGCGCATCCTGAGTCGGGTCAACTTCGTGTGTCGAAAACCGCACGCGTATTAGAAGCAGCGAAACGCATTAGTTATTTAGTACTTGGCGCGGGTAAAGCGGACATTGTTGAAGAAATCAACAGTTCACCAGCTAACGTACTTCCATATCCGGCGGCGAAGATCCATGCAAAATCGGGTCTGACGGAATGGTATTTAGATTTGGACGCAGCAGCAAAAATCGCTTAA
- a CDS encoding TolC family protein, producing MKQTGKFWVLGLISSSISLACHSAPITFDTAWQLLLENNYSLKAQRANVENYQYQESATSNLNLPQVSIGANYTRLDTDVTLSGKQILDSTGTHINVPPAFQPIFGALANTTSTITERDIFSSSIRAIWPIFTGGRISAAQSAAAGKTDEAKSQLAMEQQARFEDLSKYYFSVVLAKEVLATRQTVEQGLKKHRDFAIKLEEQGQIARVERLQAEASLDKAKVETRKAASDLSIAQAALGKLLAQEDSVEPAETLFINDNLPPLSAFIDQTLLTYPGLDILDAKHKQASSLIKAEKGKYYPEVYLYGDYSLYEDDSLASQMKPDWLVGVGVNIPLIESTGRSEKVKAAQSVVSQVDALKSQAKQDLSLLVQKTYLEAQQAIDEVQGLESSIALANENLLLREKAFTQGLSSSLDVVDAQLYVASIETQRSAARFRYLISLTKLLALSSEMNSFEQYQNTAYAPAKISKEVK from the coding sequence ATGAAACAAACTGGAAAGTTTTGGGTATTGGGCCTTATTAGTAGCTCCATTTCTCTTGCCTGCCATTCAGCACCGATCACGTTTGACACTGCGTGGCAGTTGTTACTAGAAAACAACTATTCTCTTAAAGCTCAACGTGCAAATGTTGAGAACTATCAATATCAAGAAAGCGCAACCAGCAACCTTAATCTGCCTCAAGTAAGCATTGGTGCTAACTACACACGCTTGGACACCGACGTTACTCTTTCAGGAAAACAGATCCTAGATAGCACTGGAACACACATTAATGTGCCACCTGCTTTTCAACCCATTTTTGGTGCCTTAGCGAACACCACTTCAACCATTACTGAGCGCGATATTTTCTCTTCTTCTATCCGTGCGATTTGGCCTATCTTTACTGGTGGCCGAATCTCAGCTGCGCAATCTGCCGCGGCGGGTAAAACCGATGAAGCGAAAAGTCAGTTAGCCATGGAGCAACAGGCTCGCTTTGAAGACCTTTCTAAATACTACTTCTCAGTTGTACTTGCCAAAGAAGTGCTCGCTACGCGCCAAACAGTAGAACAAGGTTTGAAAAAGCACCGAGATTTTGCCATCAAGCTGGAAGAGCAAGGACAGATCGCTCGCGTTGAACGCCTACAAGCTGAAGCCTCATTAGACAAAGCCAAAGTAGAAACACGCAAAGCCGCCAGTGACTTGAGTATTGCACAAGCTGCTCTTGGAAAACTTCTCGCGCAAGAGGATTCTGTTGAACCAGCAGAAACCTTGTTCATTAACGATAACCTACCACCACTGAGTGCATTTATCGATCAGACCTTGCTCACCTACCCTGGGCTCGACATTTTGGATGCCAAGCACAAACAGGCATCGAGCTTAATTAAGGCAGAGAAAGGAAAATACTACCCAGAAGTTTACTTATATGGCGATTACAGCCTGTACGAAGACGATTCGTTGGCGAGCCAAATGAAACCGGATTGGCTCGTAGGGGTTGGCGTTAACATTCCATTGATTGAATCCACAGGTCGAAGCGAAAAAGTCAAAGCTGCACAAAGCGTTGTATCTCAAGTTGATGCTCTTAAATCTCAAGCCAAACAAGACTTGTCTTTACTTGTGCAGAAAACGTATCTAGAAGCGCAGCAAGCGATTGATGAAGTGCAAGGCTTAGAATCCAGCATCGCACTAGCCAATGAAAACCTGCTTCTGCGAGAGAAGGCATTCACTCAAGGTCTTTCTTCTTCTCTTGATGTGGTTGACGCTCAGCTTTATGTCGCCAGTATCGAAACTCAACGTTCGGCGGCGCGCTTCCGCTATCTGATTTCACTAACCAAACTATTAGCATTAAGCAGTGAAATGAACAGCTTCGAACAATATCAAAATACCGCTTACGCCCCAGCGAAAATATCCAAAGAGGTTAAATAA
- the zwf gene encoding glucose-6-phosphate dehydrogenase, producing MVIPENSSIVIFGASGDLTYRKLIPALYHLYANKQLPESFAILGVSRTEYSDESYREKLKKSLQEMEKTEPETLDAFINHLHYQAINTSDTQDYSKLATRLDQLADEYQFEQRNTLFYLATPPSLYSVIPASLAAHGLNNEEDGWKRLIIEKPFGYDLESARTLDKEIHEHFQEHQIYRIDHYLGKETVQNLLVFRFSNAMFEPLWNRNFIDYVEITGAEFLGVEERGGYYDNSGAVRDMFQNHLLQVLAMVGMEPPAQINADSMRDEVVKVLQCLKPLDETALRNDLVLGQYTASDVRGQHLPGYREENGVADDSRTETYIGLKAYINNWRWNGVPFYVRTGKRLPTRVTEVVIHFKQTPHPVFGQNAPENKLIIRIQPDEGIQMSFGLKEPGAGFKAKEVKMNFHYADLQETQMLTAYERLLLDALNGDATLFARSDAVEACWQYVQPILDFKQDPQSLFGYACGTWGPKESDDLLQRDNRAWRFPCKNLTDTDYCEL from the coding sequence ATGGTAATACCAGAAAACAGCAGCATCGTTATTTTTGGTGCTTCAGGTGACCTTACATATCGTAAGCTCATTCCTGCTTTATACCACCTTTATGCGAACAAGCAGCTTCCAGAGAGTTTTGCCATTCTTGGCGTAAGTCGTACTGAATACAGTGACGAGTCCTACCGCGAGAAGCTGAAAAAATCGCTTCAAGAAATGGAAAAAACCGAGCCAGAAACGCTTGATGCATTTATCAACCATCTGCATTACCAAGCAATTAACACTTCTGACACGCAAGATTACAGCAAGCTGGCAACACGTTTAGACCAACTTGCCGACGAATATCAATTCGAACAACGTAATACGCTTTTCTACCTAGCTACACCTCCAAGCCTATACAGTGTGATCCCTGCAAGCCTTGCAGCACATGGTTTGAACAATGAGGAAGATGGCTGGAAACGTCTGATCATCGAGAAACCGTTCGGTTACGACCTTGAGTCAGCACGCACGTTGGATAAAGAAATTCACGAGCACTTCCAAGAGCATCAAATCTACCGTATCGACCATTATCTAGGTAAAGAGACGGTTCAAAACCTGCTTGTTTTCCGTTTCTCTAACGCGATGTTTGAGCCGCTTTGGAACCGTAACTTCATTGATTACGTGGAAATCACAGGCGCTGAATTCCTAGGCGTAGAAGAGCGTGGTGGCTACTACGACAACTCTGGCGCTGTGCGCGACATGTTCCAAAACCACTTGCTACAAGTATTGGCAATGGTCGGTATGGAACCACCAGCACAAATCAACGCAGATTCAATGCGTGATGAAGTGGTGAAAGTGCTTCAATGCCTAAAACCACTGGATGAAACAGCACTACGTAACGATCTTGTACTTGGTCAGTACACTGCATCAGACGTGCGCGGCCAACACCTTCCGGGTTACCGTGAAGAAAACGGCGTAGCGGACGATTCTCGTACTGAGACGTACATTGGTCTAAAAGCTTACATCAACAACTGGCGTTGGAATGGTGTACCTTTCTATGTGCGCACTGGCAAGCGTCTTCCGACTCGAGTTACTGAAGTGGTTATTCACTTTAAACAAACACCGCACCCAGTGTTTGGCCAAAATGCGCCGGAAAACAAACTGATCATTCGTATTCAGCCAGACGAAGGCATCCAGATGAGCTTCGGTTTGAAAGAACCAGGTGCAGGCTTTAAAGCGAAGGAAGTGAAAATGAACTTCCACTACGCAGATCTGCAAGAGACTCAAATGCTAACTGCGTACGAGCGTCTTCTACTTGATGCTCTAAATGGCGATGCGACGCTATTTGCACGTAGCGATGCAGTTGAAGCATGTTGGCAGTACGTTCAGCCAATTTTAGACTTCAAACAAGATCCTCAATCACTCTTCGGATACGCATGTGGTACATGGGGTCCTAAAGAGTCTGATGACTTGCTTCAGCGTGACAACCGCGCTTGGCGTTTCCCATGTAAAAACCTAACAGATACGGACTACTGTGAACTATGA